The following nucleotide sequence is from Trifolium pratense cultivar HEN17-A07 linkage group LG2, ARS_RC_1.1, whole genome shotgun sequence.
TTtctcattatttttctttggtCGGAAAATCCTTTTGAAATggtctaaattttattttactcttttcttcttataaataggcaagcaaaaaataactttaaagaaaattttcagcttcattatatatttttatcttttgcCTAAAATTCGGTttgatcttttttctttttttgaatcaatttggtttgatcttttaaaaaaatcattttaatcttttatcttTATAACATTATTATACAAATTTACCTTTATATTAAATGTAAGTTGGATGTGGACATTGTCCTGATGGACTcaaattctttattataaagaaaatcaaatatttatacCCAAGAGACAATCTTAATTACTAATTTGAAATAGCAAAAActctactttttagattcattcaataacagatatatttggtctataatataggtcagatacatttattatttaatgaatctgaaaagttaatttttacttataattaagaatgAATAAAGTATATTTTACCTTTTAAAAAACTACCTTAAGCAATCTCGACCGTCAAAAATAAGTAACTGGGTAGCATATATGCTTCCCTTATGTgacatataaaaagaaaaagggcTGAGTTGGTCATCTTTGTTTCACATTGTTAATTTGTagtattgattaattaattgattggTTCCATGTGAAAGGGAATTAGAATATATCTTacgtttgtaccaaaaaaagaagaatatatcttacgtttctttttcttccaaaatttAGACGGTGAAAGGGATTTTCTTCTTGAATGTTACATGAGTGGAGGTCCTTTTATTTCCATCTCCATATCATAAATTATTGGCGCCATATTTGGGGAAGGGATGGCCCtgcttctttaattttttttttaatgttactttttcttctttttagaTAAGTAtaacttcattttattttcattattataatgacctcattatttttctatatcttGCATACATATGGACATTATTCTTTGGTCCCACGTGGCCAATGTTTTGCGTTTGGTGTTCATATTAAGAGAATCCATGATATCACCTGTGCATATAAGACAAAGAAAGTACAATCAGCAAATAAATTATACTAGTAGttcaaaactttttatttttttatttttttattttttgtgttcaaAACAACATAATCCATAGTAGGTATACCGTATACATGGACAAAGAAAATCGATTTGTAACATGATTAGATTAGATGGACCATGTGCATGTTTAAAATCACTATATGTTTTTAAagtataatttatattaattttgtgcgattttattttttaataacatgTTGAAACTTTAAATGTAACTTTTATGATGACATGTAATTTATATCTAAGTGCATCTAATCCAAATTCTTGAAAGAACGGGTGGGGCGGCAGCTAAATCTAGGTGGAGTAGAAAAACTTACAAAAGAAGCGCACCAAAGCCATGTTGTGTACATTTTTCAGTCTTCAATTAAACCTGAAATAAGAAAAGTTAAACTGTTGATCAATCCAAATTATACAAACCCTTAAATGAAAAGATAATAAAGTTGTAAAAAATCGAAAGTATAATTTTATCAATTGCGATTGAAAAGGGAATATAGGATAAGAGTGAGATCATAGGCCATAACCAAAGCACAAGAAGACGAACATGTCCATACTGAAAAATATGGATCCAGGATTTTTTGGCAATGAACCTAATCTCATCCtccaagaagaaaaaaaatccataaaaaagaCAGAAAATAGAAAAGGACGaataaactcaccataacaACAAAAATGGAACCAAAATCGAAATTGGAGACAAATTCATTAATGTACAAGCAAGGATCACAAACTAATACCTCAATCCTTCTCAACCATTTTACATCACAAATATATCCTTCacaacttcttttttttcctcCACTTCATCTTTTGATTTAATTAATCTTATCTATATGATCGTAAAATTTCTTTTATCTtcatctttaattaatattgtctTACTAATCTTACTAATTCCATTCTATAAACACACATACGAACACTCTTAACACATGTCAGACATCAGACACACGTCTTTAATCAGAGAGACAACGGACACTCTGACACGTGTCTGATACCGGAGGTGGTTTTTTCTCAGAGGTATCATCGGTATTACAAGTTCCATTCATATTCAAAGCCAAATGAGTATAGTGTTATTGCCACTGGTTGCAGTTGCCCTGCAGCGGAATATTCCTCCTGGAAGATCTCTCCATGTTGACATGATTCGCTCTCGGAGACGACATCTGATGAACGCAGCGGTAAGCTACGGGCAGCTCAGCCGCATACTTCCGGCTGAAACCTCCACCGGTAAGGCTACAATAAGACGATGAAGAAGACGTCGACGATGCAGAGGATGAGGAAGAAACAGATGCTGATTTTGACAGATACGGTAATGGAGGTTTGGAAACCTTGTTTGAAGATCTCGGAGGCGAAATGAACGCTCTGATCTTCAACGGTAATTGTGGCGACGCGGTACGATCGTATTCTTCGGTTAAATTGACGAGATCCTCATCGGAGGTAATGGAAACCAAAGCGTCGAGATCTTCGGCCGGTAACTGACAGCGGAGATGCGTCACGGAGGAACCGCAGAGTTCTTCCAGCTTCGAAAGCAGTTCTGTAACAAAACACGATTACGGTTATTACGAAATCATATTGAAAATTGAACTACGAAAGAGATAACCAGAGAGAGAGAACTGACCGGAAAATTGAATAGTGCGATCGACGGAGAGGACACGTGTATGGCCGCCGAGGTAACGGAGTTTGCCGTCGGGGTAGCGGGGGAGGATTTTGCCGCCGTAACTACAGAGGAATTTGATGGTGGATTTGGGAGTATCCGAAGCGGGTTGGGAGAGTCCGAACATGGTAGGTTCGGGTTCGGATGCGGTTTGAGAAAGTTTCAGTTTAGGTTCGGAGGAGTGTAGTGAACTGTGTATACGAATACGATGGAGAAGGGAAAGAGAAGGAAAGTGGTTCGGATTTTGGTGTGGCGCCTTCAAATCTATTTGTGCTGTCATTTGTCCCTTATTTATAGGGATTTTTCTCTAGGAGTGATACCCTACATACATGACGTTGCTTAAAACTCATATATTTCCATTACCTATAGAATCATGatttggaaaaagaaaaaaataaagtactTAATTACAGTTAgaaactaaaaagtaaaaaaagcataatataatttttgaatttaaaaaagggCTATATCAATTGAATTGAAACTTTTATTGATAATAATGTAAGATGACCACTAGTCCACTACAAAAAATGGGTTATTTATTTGTGAGCCATCtcaattacaaaaaaaaaaaaaaaataatttatttgcagataaaacaaaaaataaaaatttgcgGATAATATCAATTACGGGTATGTGGTGGATAGTTCAATGGATATTTACGGGTAAGATAAATTGAGAATTTTAACTACGTTTTAGAATTGGTCTAACTCAACTCGACAAAATCGCTTGAAAGGTGATGATTATCTTTACTTTTTGAACACATATTCAAACCATATTGaaaaccgatgtgagacttcttaacacataTTTAAGATGGTGGATGACCCGATCAGAAAACTGCTAGCAGGCGGCTCAACAGATCGTAGAGGAGGgtttgataccatcttagaattgagagttaagtctaactcaaccctaaaaattagcttgtaaggtgatgattgtctctactttatgAACACATATTCA
It contains:
- the LOC123903888 gene encoding uncharacterized protein LOC123903888; the protein is MTAQIDLKAPHQNPNHFPSLSLLHRIRIHSSLHSSEPKLKLSQTASEPEPTMFGLSQPASDTPKSTIKFLCSYGGKILPRYPDGKLRYLGGHTRVLSVDRTIQFSELLSKLEELCGSSVTHLRCQLPAEDLDALVSITSDEDLVNLTEEYDRTASPQLPLKIRAFISPPRSSNKVSKPPLPYLSKSASVSSSSSASSTSSSSSYCSLTGGGFSRKYAAELPVAYRCVHQMSSPRANHVNMERSSRRNIPLQGNCNQWQ